One region of Brachybacterium saurashtrense genomic DNA includes:
- the metX gene encoding homoserine O-acetyltransferase MetX, with protein MTILGEHRPVEAEQPRPDGAAPRPGGSPVAETAGGAWHPARGAGDRRFARIGALALESGDVLEDVTMAYETWGELAPDGDNAVLVLHALTGDSHVRGAAGPAHPSPGWWEDVVGPGRAIDTDRYHVVAPNVLGGCQGSTGPSSTAPDGRAYGSRFPAITTRDQVAAERRLRESLGIRRWALVIGGSMGGMRTIEWGVSHPDEVERLALLASSARATADQIAWNSAQIASIRLDPAFHGGDYYGLADGQGPSAGLGIARRIAHTTYRTAEELEERFGNRAQGQEDPFDGHGRHQVTSYLDHHAVKLARRFDANSYIALASSMSTHDVGRGRGGTAAALARVTARTLVVAIDSDRLFPPALVREVAEHVPGARWHVASSPIGHDAFLLAHAGLERWISDLLDD; from the coding sequence ATGACGATCCTCGGAGAGCATCGACCGGTCGAGGCCGAGCAGCCGCGACCGGACGGCGCCGCCCCCCGACCGGGCGGGAGCCCCGTCGCGGAGACGGCGGGCGGTGCCTGGCATCCGGCGCGCGGCGCAGGGGATCGCCGCTTCGCCCGGATCGGTGCGCTCGCCCTCGAGAGCGGCGACGTCCTGGAGGACGTCACCATGGCGTACGAGACCTGGGGGGAGCTGGCCCCGGACGGCGACAACGCGGTGCTGGTGCTCCACGCGCTCACGGGCGACTCCCACGTGCGCGGCGCGGCCGGTCCCGCCCACCCCAGCCCCGGCTGGTGGGAGGACGTGGTGGGGCCCGGGCGCGCGATCGACACCGACCGCTACCACGTGGTCGCCCCCAACGTCCTGGGCGGCTGCCAGGGGAGCACCGGACCGAGCTCCACCGCGCCGGACGGCCGCGCCTACGGCTCCCGCTTCCCGGCCATCACCACCCGGGACCAGGTGGCCGCGGAGCGCCGCCTGCGCGAGAGCCTGGGGATCCGGCGCTGGGCGCTGGTGATCGGCGGCTCGATGGGCGGCATGCGCACCATCGAATGGGGAGTGAGCCACCCGGACGAGGTGGAGCGCCTCGCCCTGCTCGCCTCCTCCGCCCGGGCGACGGCCGATCAGATCGCCTGGAACAGCGCCCAGATCGCCTCGATCCGCCTCGACCCCGCATTCCACGGCGGCGACTACTACGGCCTCGCGGACGGCCAGGGCCCCTCCGCCGGGCTCGGCATCGCCCGGCGCATCGCGCACACCACGTACCGCACCGCCGAGGAGCTCGAGGAGCGGTTCGGCAACCGCGCCCAGGGCCAGGAGGACCCGTTCGACGGGCACGGCCGGCATCAGGTGACCAGCTACCTCGACCATCACGCGGTGAAGCTCGCCCGCCGCTTCGACGCGAACTCGTACATCGCCCTGGCGAGCTCGATGAGCACCCACGACGTGGGGCGAGGCCGGGGCGGGACCGCCGCGGCCCTGGCCCGGGTCACGGCCCGCACCCTGGTGGTCGCGATCGACTCCGACCGCCTCTTCCCGCCCGCGCTGGTGCGGGAGGTCGCCGAGCACGTGCCCGGCGCACGGTGGCACGTGGCCTCCTCGCCCATCGGGCACGACGCCTTCCTGCTCGCCCACGCCGGCCTGGAGAGGTGGATCTCGGATCTGCTGGACGACTAA
- a CDS encoding universal stress protein: MTIVVGYSPSGQGRAALRAALRYAERSGEDLAIASHQYNDAATGMTAATEAEVRAELAEAGARCGDVTVHSSPEREIGEFVLAVAEEVGASLVVIGLRRKPPIGKLNLGASARRVVLGASCPVLAVKDDPADLSRRAATAS, encoded by the coding sequence ATGACCATCGTCGTGGGGTACTCACCCTCCGGACAGGGACGCGCGGCGCTGCGGGCGGCCCTGCGCTACGCGGAGCGCTCCGGCGAGGACCTCGCCATCGCCTCGCACCAGTACAACGACGCCGCCACGGGGATGACCGCGGCCACCGAGGCCGAGGTGCGGGCCGAGCTCGCCGAGGCCGGAGCCCGCTGCGGGGACGTCACCGTGCACAGCAGCCCCGAACGCGAGATCGGGGAGTTCGTGCTCGCCGTCGCCGAGGAGGTGGGGGCGAGCCTGGTGGTGATCGGGCTGCGTCGCAAGCCGCCGATCGGAAAGCTGAACCTCGGCGCCTCCGCACGGCGGGTCGTGCTCGGCGCGTCCTGCCCCGTGCTCGCCGTGAAGGACGACCCGGCGGACCTCTCCCGCCGGGCCGCGACCGCCTCCTGA
- a CDS encoding RNA polymerase sigma factor, with amino-acid sequence MWRTAPHRAAAGRRNSVTSSSTAETSPTAKTSTRAASTAAESTEAEGASTETTATTKAAAKKAAAKKAAPATTTSRRTVAKKAAAAAKDVEPEAGAEDDGEEKEPRRAPSATDQKVEASGGFVFNAAEDDAPAQQVVTAGATADPVKDYLKQIGKVALLNAAQEVELAERIEAGLYAEQKLKGDATYRDKNGRLTKAGRELTMIADDGRAAKDHLLEANLRLVVSLAKRYTGRGMLFLDLIQEGNLGLIRAVEKFDYAKGYKFSTYATWWIRQAITRAMADQARTIRIPVHMVEVINKLARVQRQMLQDLGREPTPEELAKELDMTPEKVVEVQKYGREPISLHTPLGEDGDSEFGDLIEDSEAVVPADAVSFTLLQEQLHSVLDTLSEREAGVVSMRFGLEDGQPKTLDEIGKVYGVTRERIRQIESKTMSKLRHPSRSQVLRDYLD; translated from the coding sequence GTGTGGCGGACCGCCCCGCACCGGGCCGCCGCCGGAAGAAGGAACTCTGTGACCTCCTCCAGTACTGCTGAGACCTCGCCCACGGCGAAGACCTCGACCCGCGCCGCGTCCACGGCGGCGGAGAGCACCGAGGCCGAGGGCGCCTCGACCGAGACCACCGCCACCACGAAGGCGGCCGCCAAGAAGGCCGCGGCCAAGAAGGCGGCACCCGCGACGACCACCTCCCGCAGGACCGTCGCCAAGAAGGCGGCGGCCGCGGCGAAGGACGTCGAGCCCGAGGCGGGCGCCGAGGACGACGGCGAGGAGAAGGAGCCGCGCCGAGCCCCGTCCGCCACCGATCAGAAGGTGGAGGCCTCCGGCGGCTTCGTCTTCAACGCCGCGGAGGACGACGCCCCCGCGCAGCAGGTCGTCACCGCCGGTGCCACCGCGGACCCGGTCAAGGACTACCTCAAGCAGATCGGCAAGGTGGCGCTGCTCAACGCCGCCCAGGAGGTCGAGCTCGCCGAGCGGATCGAGGCCGGTCTGTACGCCGAGCAGAAGCTCAAGGGCGACGCGACCTACCGCGACAAGAACGGCCGCCTCACCAAGGCCGGCCGTGAGCTGACCATGATCGCCGACGACGGCCGCGCCGCGAAGGATCACCTGCTCGAGGCGAACCTCCGCCTGGTGGTCTCCCTGGCCAAGCGCTACACCGGCCGCGGCATGCTCTTCCTGGACCTCATCCAGGAGGGCAACCTGGGCCTGATCCGCGCCGTCGAGAAGTTCGACTACGCCAAGGGCTACAAGTTCTCCACCTACGCCACCTGGTGGATCCGTCAGGCGATCACCCGCGCCATGGCCGACCAGGCACGCACCATCCGCATCCCCGTGCACATGGTCGAGGTCATCAACAAGCTCGCCCGCGTCCAGCGCCAGATGCTCCAGGACCTGGGCCGTGAGCCCACCCCGGAGGAGCTCGCCAAGGAGCTCGACATGACCCCGGAGAAGGTGGTCGAGGTGCAGAAGTACGGCCGCGAGCCGATCTCCCTGCACACCCCGCTGGGCGAGGACGGCGACAGCGAGTTCGGAGACCTCATCGAGGACTCCGAGGCCGTGGTCCCCGCGGACGCGGTGAGCTTCACCCTCCTGCAGGAGCAGCTCCACTCCGTGCTCGACACCCTCTCCGAGCGCGAGGCCGGCGTGGTCTCGATGCGCTTCGGCCTCGAGGACGGCCAGCCCAAGACCCTCGACGAGATCGGCAAGGTCTACGGCGTCACCCGTGAGCGGATCCGCCAGATCGAGTCCAAGACGATGTCGAAGCTGCGCCACCCCTCGCGCTCCCAGGTGCTGCGGGACTACCTGGACTGA
- a CDS encoding GNAT family N-acetyltransferase yields the protein MSAPPAGELRMHRVSIEDWASHRALRLDMLAADPDAFWADPAQARARTAAQWRAEIAGPRVHLQARVAGTEEVLGGIALLPAGYTLEHVIPEDRAHIVSLWVRPQARGRGVSGRLLDALARIALERGRGDLRLDVDESNTAARHLYERLGFTATGARDPRAGRSTAWVEYAIRAEHLLRP from the coding sequence GTGAGCGCACCACCGGCCGGCGAGCTGCGGATGCACCGGGTGAGCATCGAGGACTGGGCCTCCCACCGTGCCCTGCGCCTGGACATGCTCGCCGCGGATCCGGACGCCTTCTGGGCCGATCCCGCCCAGGCGCGCGCACGCACCGCCGCGCAGTGGCGCGCGGAGATCGCGGGTCCGCGCGTGCATCTGCAGGCCCGGGTGGCGGGGACGGAGGAGGTGCTCGGCGGCATCGCGCTGCTCCCCGCCGGATACACCCTGGAGCATGTGATCCCCGAGGACAGAGCGCACATCGTCTCGCTCTGGGTGCGCCCGCAGGCGCGGGGCCGCGGGGTCTCCGGCCGCCTGCTCGACGCGCTGGCGCGGATCGCGCTCGAGCGCGGTCGAGGCGACCTGCGCCTCGACGTGGACGAGTCCAACACGGCGGCCCGCCACCTCTACGAGCGGCTCGGCTTCACCGCCACCGGCGCACGGGACCCGCGCGCGGGCCGCAGCACCGCCTGGGTCGAGTACGCGATCCGGGCGGAGCATCTGCTCCGTCCGTGA
- a CDS encoding DUF7455 domain-containing protein, producing the protein MNLTLEAPRLTAHDRCDRCGAQAYVKVLLEAGGELMFCAHHARAHQDAFSTIAAEIIDETERLHHKPEPVIED; encoded by the coding sequence ATGAACCTGACTCTCGAAGCTCCCCGACTGACGGCACACGACCGCTGCGATCGCTGCGGCGCGCAGGCGTACGTCAAGGTGCTCCTCGAGGCCGGTGGTGAGCTGATGTTCTGCGCCCACCACGCCCGCGCCCATCAGGACGCCTTCTCCACCATCGCCGCGGAGATCATCGACGAGACCGAGCGCCTGCACCACAAGCCCGAGCCCGTGATCGAGGACTGA
- a CDS encoding DNA gyrase/topoisomerase IV subunit B translates to MSTTSAATTSAYDARNLQVLEGLEAVRKRPGMYIGSTDSRGLMHCLWEILDNAVDEALGGHGDSIEVILHPDHSVEVRDTGRGVPVDEEPRTGLTGVEVVYTKLHAGGKFGGGSYAASGGLHGVGASVVNALSGRLDVEVDRAGKTYAMSFQRGAPGEFADADGPDPDSPFTPADGPAELRVVGKAKRGASGTRVRYWADPQIFVKGSHFSLDDLTRRSRQTAFLVPGLKLSVTDLRPEANPDQPATRTYKYDGGISEFVEYLAQDQRITDVVRLQGTGEYTETIPVLDRNGHMVSTEVERSCEVDIALRWGADFDSTVRTFVNIVATPKGGTHLTGFEQALVKTMRKQVENQARRVKFNAKNEKIEKDDTLAGLTAVVSVRIDEPQFEGQTKEVLGTPAIRQIVAKVVEDRLTEFLTSTKKGEKEQAALVVDKVVSEMRARIAARMHKEVSRRKNALESSTMPTKLADCRTHDVDRSELFIVEGDSALGTAKNARSSEFQALLPIRGKILNTQKASVTDMLKNTECAAIIQVIGAGSGRTFDLEAARYGKIIMMTDADVDGAHIRTLLLTLFHRYMRPMVEAGRVYAAVPPLHRVEIIHGGKKKNELVYTYSETELNTLFKSLERRGKRYKEPIQRYKGLGEMDADQLADTTMDPGHRTLRRVRIEDAEAASAVFELLMGSEVAPRKQFIIEGAEELDLERIDA, encoded by the coding sequence GTGTCCACCACCAGCGCCGCCACCACGTCCGCCTACGATGCGCGCAACCTCCAGGTCCTCGAGGGCCTCGAGGCGGTCCGCAAGCGTCCCGGCATGTACATCGGGTCCACCGACTCCCGCGGGCTCATGCACTGCCTGTGGGAGATCCTGGACAACGCGGTGGACGAGGCGCTCGGCGGGCACGGCGACTCCATCGAGGTGATCCTCCACCCCGACCACTCCGTCGAGGTGCGCGACACAGGCCGCGGCGTCCCGGTGGACGAGGAGCCCCGCACCGGGCTGACCGGCGTCGAGGTCGTCTACACCAAGCTGCATGCGGGCGGGAAGTTCGGCGGCGGCTCCTACGCCGCCTCCGGCGGTCTGCACGGCGTGGGCGCGAGCGTGGTCAACGCCCTCTCGGGGCGGCTCGACGTCGAGGTGGACCGGGCGGGGAAGACCTATGCGATGAGCTTCCAGCGCGGCGCCCCCGGCGAGTTCGCCGACGCCGACGGTCCCGACCCCGACTCGCCGTTCACCCCGGCGGACGGCCCCGCCGAGCTGCGCGTGGTCGGCAAGGCCAAGCGCGGGGCGAGCGGCACTCGGGTGCGCTACTGGGCCGATCCCCAGATCTTCGTCAAGGGCTCCCACTTCTCCCTCGACGACCTCACCCGTCGCTCCCGGCAGACGGCCTTCCTGGTGCCCGGGCTGAAGCTGTCGGTCACCGACCTCCGCCCCGAGGCCAATCCCGACCAGCCCGCCACCCGCACCTACAAGTACGACGGCGGGATCAGCGAGTTCGTCGAGTACCTCGCCCAGGACCAGCGCATCACCGACGTGGTCCGCCTGCAGGGCACCGGCGAGTACACCGAGACCATCCCGGTGCTCGACCGCAACGGCCACATGGTCTCCACCGAGGTGGAGCGCTCCTGCGAGGTGGACATCGCCCTGCGCTGGGGCGCGGACTTCGACTCCACCGTGCGCACCTTCGTGAACATCGTCGCCACCCCCAAGGGCGGCACCCATCTGACCGGCTTCGAGCAGGCGCTGGTCAAGACCATGCGCAAGCAGGTCGAGAACCAGGCGCGGCGGGTCAAGTTCAACGCGAAGAACGAGAAGATCGAGAAGGACGACACGCTCGCGGGCCTCACCGCGGTGGTGAGCGTGCGCATCGACGAGCCGCAGTTCGAGGGGCAGACCAAGGAGGTGCTCGGCACCCCCGCGATCCGACAGATCGTCGCCAAGGTCGTCGAGGACCGGCTCACCGAGTTCCTCACCTCCACGAAGAAGGGGGAGAAGGAGCAGGCCGCGCTGGTGGTCGACAAGGTGGTCTCCGAGATGCGCGCCCGCATCGCGGCGCGCATGCACAAGGAGGTCTCGCGCCGCAAGAACGCGCTGGAGTCCTCCACCATGCCCACCAAGCTCGCGGACTGCCGCACCCACGACGTGGACCGCTCCGAGCTGTTCATCGTCGAGGGCGACAGCGCGCTGGGCACCGCGAAGAACGCCCGCTCCTCCGAGTTCCAGGCGCTGCTGCCGATCCGCGGCAAGATCCTCAACACACAGAAGGCGTCCGTCACGGACATGCTGAAGAACACCGAGTGTGCGGCGATCATCCAGGTGATCGGCGCCGGCTCCGGGCGCACCTTCGATCTCGAGGCCGCGCGCTACGGCAAGATCATCATGATGACCGACGCGGACGTGGACGGCGCCCACATCCGCACCCTGCTGCTCACCCTCTTCCACCGCTACATGCGCCCGATGGTCGAAGCCGGGCGGGTGTACGCGGCGGTGCCCCCGCTGCACCGCGTCGAGATCATCCACGGCGGGAAGAAGAAGAACGAGCTGGTGTACACCTACTCCGAGACCGAGCTGAACACCCTGTTCAAGAGCCTGGAACGCCGTGGCAAGCGCTACAAGGAGCCGATCCAGCGCTACAAGGGCCTGGGGGAGATGGACGCCGACCAGCTCGCCGACACCACGATGGATCCGGGCCACCGCACGCTGCGTCGGGTGCGCATCGAGGACGCCGAGGCCGCCAGCGCCGTGTTCGAGCTGCTGATGGGGTCCGAGGTCGCACCGCGCAAGCAGTTCATCATCGAAGGAGCCGAAGAGCTCGACCTGGAGAGGATCGACGCATGA
- the hisF gene encoding imidazole glycerol phosphate synthase subunit HisF — translation MSVAVRVIPCLDVDAGRVVKGVNFKDLRDAGDPVELAARYGAEGADELTFLDVIASSGGRDTMIDVVRAAAEQIFIPLTVGGGVRSAADVDQLLRAGADKCGINTAAIARPEVISEIARRFGNQVLVLSIDARRVTDETPEGTARSGSGFEVTTHGGRRGTGIDAIAWIREVTERGAGEILLNSMDADGTEQGFDLDLIRLAREATSLPLIASGGAGTPAHFPPAVHAGADAVLAASVFHFQQLSIAEAKAAMAADGITVR, via the coding sequence ATGAGTGTCGCCGTCCGAGTGATCCCCTGCCTGGACGTCGACGCGGGGCGCGTCGTCAAGGGCGTGAACTTCAAGGACCTGCGCGACGCCGGGGATCCTGTGGAGCTCGCGGCACGCTACGGCGCCGAAGGGGCCGACGAGCTCACCTTCCTCGACGTCATCGCCTCCTCCGGCGGCCGCGACACCATGATCGACGTGGTGCGTGCCGCCGCCGAGCAGATCTTCATCCCGCTCACCGTGGGCGGGGGAGTGCGCTCCGCGGCCGATGTGGACCAGCTGCTGCGCGCCGGCGCCGACAAGTGCGGCATCAACACCGCGGCGATCGCCCGGCCCGAGGTGATCTCCGAGATCGCCCGCCGCTTCGGCAATCAGGTGCTGGTGCTCTCGATCGACGCCCGCCGCGTCACCGACGAGACCCCTGAGGGCACGGCCCGCTCCGGCTCCGGCTTCGAGGTGACCACGCACGGGGGGCGCCGCGGCACCGGCATCGACGCCATCGCGTGGATCCGCGAGGTCACCGAGCGCGGCGCCGGCGAGATCCTGCTGAACTCGATGGACGCCGACGGCACCGAGCAGGGCTTCGACCTCGACCTGATCCGGCTGGCGCGGGAGGCCACGTCCCTGCCGCTGATCGCCTCCGGCGGTGCGGGCACCCCCGCGCACTTCCCGCCGGCCGTGCACGCGGGCGCCGACGCCGTGCTCGCCGCGAGCGTGTTCCACTTCCAGCAGCTCAGCATCGCGGAGGCGAAGGCGGCGATGGCCGCCGACGGCATCACGGTGCGCTGA
- a CDS encoding D-hexose-6-phosphate mutarotase, protein MTSQPQPSPVEPAAAAMPAAQDPAAAAPDAAVTLPEGVALGTAHGVDAVLVDTPAASAVILLDGAHLTSFVPAGEQDLLWMSPSSDVGPGVAVRGGIPLVGPWFGTGRDLAHAVKHGWLRNVRWDLVSARREGGTTEVTLRTPEDAVAVRAEVVFRLGAQLDVDLTLTAGPRRIELEAALHTYLAVGDVREIRIGGLEGAEFLDNTRGLAEDVMPAQLLRLTGSTDRIVARAGEVTLEDDSAPGGGRRVVSTPRGTSRTIVWNPWDELTRGMADIPDEDWPRFVCIEPAVAKDGFVALEPGRSHRLGVSYRIER, encoded by the coding sequence ATGACCTCACAGCCCCAGCCCAGCCCGGTCGAGCCGGCCGCCGCCGCGATGCCCGCCGCCCAGGATCCCGCCGCCGCGGCTCCTGACGCCGCCGTCACCCTGCCCGAGGGCGTCGCCCTCGGGACGGCGCACGGCGTCGATGCCGTGCTCGTGGACACCCCTGCGGCCTCCGCCGTCATCCTCCTCGACGGCGCGCACCTGACCAGCTTCGTCCCCGCCGGCGAGCAGGACCTGCTGTGGATGAGCCCGAGCTCCGACGTCGGCCCCGGCGTGGCCGTGCGGGGCGGGATCCCGCTGGTGGGTCCGTGGTTCGGGACGGGACGGGATCTCGCGCACGCCGTGAAGCACGGCTGGCTGCGCAACGTCCGGTGGGACCTCGTCTCCGCCCGGCGCGAGGGCGGGACCACGGAGGTGACGCTGCGGACCCCGGAGGACGCCGTCGCGGTCCGGGCCGAGGTCGTCTTCCGCCTCGGCGCGCAGCTGGACGTGGATCTGACCCTCACCGCCGGGCCGCGCCGGATCGAGCTCGAAGCCGCGCTGCACACCTATCTCGCCGTCGGCGACGTGCGCGAGATCCGCATCGGCGGCCTCGAGGGCGCGGAGTTCCTCGACAACACCCGCGGCCTCGCCGAGGACGTCATGCCCGCCCAGCTGCTGCGCCTCACCGGCTCCACCGACCGGATCGTCGCACGCGCCGGCGAGGTGACCCTCGAGGACGACTCGGCACCGGGAGGAGGACGCCGCGTGGTCTCCACCCCGCGGGGCACCTCCCGCACGATCGTGTGGAACCCCTGGGACGAGCTGACCCGCGGGATGGCGGACATCCCCGACGAGGACTGGCCCCGGTTCGTGTGCATCGAGCCCGCGGTCGCCAAGGACGGATTCGTGGCGCTGGAGCCCGGCCGCTCGCACCGCCTCGGGGTCAGCTACCGCATCGAGCGCTGA
- a CDS encoding DUF998 domain-containing protein, with the protein MAAPTRLRATGATRAESAHVAIGLAGALAGIVVGAVALRGTAPLSGTGSIGQVAALTVLGCGTTTAALVLAGRTMRGLPWYGARPWWRRGLDVAGLSLIHGLLGLFLTGALFAVFQQAFQGVALDRVAGTFWVAAAGGAAAYITSASVTALSGRSLATLLAAFLTVGVLASALSAPDPYWWERYFSELGEGSGLSSATFNLTLLLTGIALVTVVEFIAHDLERWARASGAGTLPVTVVRVLLTLVGVLVALVALVSRTVSVFWHDVVAQLLVIVFGISLLVLPVLLRRLPGALTWFTAGAFGLLVTLVVLFSGVGYLNMTAFEMGAAVIVYVWLLLLIRTVSAAAEGLPEVGPGPEGTSRAEDEAPAPGTARHGVGRWRHDLTAPAQPGRAGRRRDARRPGSRRRGS; encoded by the coding sequence GTGGCGGCGCCGACCCGGCTCCGGGCGACCGGGGCGACCCGCGCCGAGTCGGCGCACGTCGCGATCGGCCTCGCGGGCGCCCTCGCGGGGATCGTGGTGGGCGCCGTCGCGCTGCGGGGCACCGCGCCGCTGTCGGGCACCGGATCGATCGGCCAGGTCGCAGCGCTGACCGTGCTGGGGTGCGGGACGACCACCGCGGCGCTCGTGCTCGCCGGACGCACGATGCGCGGCCTGCCCTGGTACGGGGCCCGGCCCTGGTGGCGACGCGGCCTGGACGTGGCCGGTCTCTCCCTGATCCACGGCCTGCTCGGCCTGTTCCTCACCGGAGCGCTGTTCGCGGTGTTCCAGCAGGCGTTCCAGGGCGTGGCGCTGGACCGCGTCGCGGGGACGTTCTGGGTCGCGGCGGCCGGCGGTGCGGCGGCGTACATCACCTCCGCCTCGGTCACCGCGCTGTCGGGCCGCTCCCTGGCGACCCTGCTGGCGGCCTTCCTCACCGTCGGCGTGCTCGCCAGCGCGCTCAGCGCCCCGGACCCGTACTGGTGGGAGCGCTACTTCTCGGAGCTCGGCGAGGGCAGCGGGCTCTCGAGCGCGACGTTCAACCTGACCCTGCTGCTGACCGGCATCGCCCTGGTGACGGTGGTGGAGTTCATCGCCCACGACCTCGAGCGCTGGGCACGGGCGAGCGGTGCGGGCACCCTCCCCGTGACCGTGGTGCGCGTGCTGCTGACGCTCGTGGGGGTCCTGGTCGCGCTCGTCGCGCTGGTCTCGCGGACGGTAAGCGTGTTCTGGCACGACGTCGTCGCGCAGCTGCTCGTGATCGTCTTCGGGATCTCGCTGCTGGTCCTCCCCGTGCTCCTGAGGCGACTCCCCGGCGCGCTGACCTGGTTCACGGCGGGGGCCTTCGGGCTGCTCGTGACCCTGGTCGTGCTGTTCTCGGGAGTGGGATACCTGAACATGACCGCCTTCGAGATGGGGGCGGCGGTGATCGTGTACGTGTGGCTGCTGCTGCTGATCCGCACCGTCTCCGCCGCCGCCGAGGGACTGCCGGAGGTCGGTCCCGGACCGGAGGGGACCTCCCGCGCGGAGGACGAGGCGCCCGCTCCCGGCACGGCACGGCACGGCGTGGGACGATGGAGGCATGACCTCACAGCCCCAGCCCAGCCCGGTCGAGCCGGCCGCCGCCGCGATGCCCGCCGCCCAGGATCCCGCCGCCGCGGCTCCTGA